One genomic window of Candidatus Minimicrobia sp. QA0096 includes the following:
- the hpt gene encoding hypoxanthine phosphoribosyltransferase — MDKDIEKILFTNEEIKTAVQKLGKKLTEDYHDENPVVVGILRGAAPFMIDLIQAMDCYMEIDFMAVSSYGDDTKSSGSVKIIKDLDTDVTDRHVLIVEDIIDSGRTAQALRELFAAKNAASVKICSLLDKPARREVDAKADYVGIDTPNEFVVGYGLDFRQQYRNLPYIGVLKPEVYQD; from the coding sequence ATGGATAAAGACATTGAGAAAATTCTATTTACGAACGAAGAAATAAAAACGGCAGTTCAAAAACTTGGGAAAAAATTGACCGAGGATTATCACGATGAAAATCCTGTTGTCGTGGGTATTTTACGCGGCGCGGCGCCGTTTATGATCGACTTGATACAGGCGATGGATTGCTATATGGAAATTGATTTCATGGCGGTTTCCAGTTACGGCGACGACACAAAATCTTCTGGATCTGTAAAAATTATCAAAGATTTGGATACCGACGTAACGGATAGGCATGTGTTGATAGTTGAGGACATAATTGACAGCGGTCGAACCGCCCAGGCGCTAAGAGAGTTATTTGCCGCAAAAAATGCTGCGTCGGTAAAAATATGCTCGCTATTAGACAAACCAGCACGGCGCGAAGTTGACGCAAAAGCCGATTACGTCGGCATCGATACACCGAATGAATTTGTCGTTGGCTACGGTCTGGATTTTCGCCAACAATATCGCAACTTGCCATACATCGGCGTCTTAAAACCAGAAGTCTATCAAGATTAA
- the prfB gene encoding peptide chain release factor 2, producing the protein MQPLKKKIGELEKEIEQAKKALKFSDLEQKLAELDDQLNQPEIWNNPDYAQELTKQASSLRQTVEPWQTLTVQVGDMVELMELGDDDLLPEFQAQVAAIEKSFDRHKTDLLFSGEYDNRSAIMRISAGVGGLDAQDFAAMLERMYLRWAEKSGMKVDTLECSTNDDAGIKTVVLEISGSFAYGKLRSENGVHRLVRLSPFNADNLRQTSFALVEVLPKIDAPDEISIDPNDLRIDVYRSGGKGGQGVNTTDSAVRVTHEPTGITVAIQNERSQIQNKETALKILRSKLLAMKLEQHAETLSDLRAGESANWGSQIRNYVLHPYTLVKDTRTKHENRNAQGVLDGDIDEFITAYLEQNTNSKNI; encoded by the coding sequence ATGCAACCGCTAAAAAAGAAAATTGGTGAATTAGAAAAAGAAATTGAACAGGCTAAAAAAGCGCTGAAGTTTTCTGATTTAGAGCAGAAATTGGCGGAGCTGGACGATCAATTAAACCAGCCAGAAATTTGGAATAATCCTGATTACGCCCAAGAATTAACGAAACAAGCGTCGAGCCTTCGTCAGACAGTTGAGCCTTGGCAGACTCTGACGGTGCAGGTTGGTGATATGGTGGAGCTGATGGAGCTTGGTGATGACGATTTGTTGCCGGAATTCCAAGCGCAGGTTGCGGCGATTGAAAAGAGTTTTGATAGGCATAAAACCGATTTGCTATTCTCTGGCGAATATGACAATCGTTCGGCAATTATGCGCATTTCCGCTGGCGTGGGTGGGCTGGATGCGCAGGATTTTGCGGCGATGTTGGAGCGAATGTATTTGCGCTGGGCGGAAAAATCTGGAATGAAAGTTGATACGCTGGAATGCTCGACAAATGACGACGCTGGAATTAAAACGGTCGTTTTGGAGATTTCTGGATCTTTTGCTTATGGGAAATTGCGGTCGGAAAATGGCGTGCATCGTTTGGTGCGATTAAGTCCGTTTAATGCGGACAATTTGCGCCAGACTAGTTTTGCGCTTGTCGAGGTTTTGCCGAAAATTGACGCGCCCGATGAAATATCAATTGACCCGAATGATTTAAGAATTGATGTCTATCGTTCGGGCGGCAAAGGTGGTCAAGGTGTGAATACGACAGATTCGGCGGTTCGAGTGACGCATGAGCCGACAGGGATTACGGTGGCTATTCAGAATGAGCGCTCGCAGATTCAGAACAAAGAAACGGCGTTGAAGATTCTGCGGTCAAAATTGCTAGCGATGAAATTAGAGCAACACGCCGAAACTCTGTCTGATCTTAGGGCTGGCGAATCGGCAAACTGGGGTAGCCAAATTAGAAATTACGTTTTGCATCCATATACGCTAGTTAAAGATACGCGCACAAAGCACGAAAACCGCAATGCTCAAGGCGTTTTGGACGGCGATATTGACGAATTTATTACGGCGTATTTAGAACAAAACACTAATTCTAAAAATATTTAG